CCCACAGTTATTTTTGTCATAATACACAGATTTACAGTTTCGAGAATATACAATTTAGATGTTCAAAGCGTTTACAGGAGTCATCTTCCTAACAGAATGATTTATGCGTAAACAGAATAATTTATGGTTATAACTCACAGAATGTTTTCTCATTAGTTTTTCTCAGAAAATATGTTATTGGAAAGCTTACGATTCGAACTTTCCAAAAATGTACGTTTTAATATATTTCGTGTAACCAGTTgtttaaaggcgctcgctacagtttttccggacgggccgatatttaccccaacaccgtgccaatttggttgtgtttctgatcgatgtagctcactgcagagttggagcggtcttctgcgcatgcccggaagtgattatctaatgtggCGTACGGCAAATATTCGcatattattgtatgttcgcatgcatttaatgtataaaatgtgtaatatactgactaaaggttacggtaagtatcaccatggttacaaaatataaacatttaaagtacttttagttcaaattgcttcagtccaacatatactggagtctgtaatttataccggcgctccaactctgaattgagtcacagctgtttctaatcccgtaccgtacacataccgtacatccgtattcgcaAACtaaggttttgttcggagaaaagcggaaactttcatcgttctatgacatcaaaatgcttcagaaacaccttaaaatccgcttattaagaaatctgccttttgataatttgatatatctctaagtcatttgctcaaacactgaaagagtatttcgtaccaacctgcgttgtataaatgcccgccacaccccacctcgttgtaatttgatttaagcgaaatataatatggtgacctatcaattttctttttgttttagattaggtagacataaccaaaggtatgtgcagagtttgattaaattctattatgtgaaactcgataaaatagcagaagtaccaacttaaaattgacaaaaatatgcaaaaatagccattGGGTCTGCTGAATAactattcctttctttacaaaatcattttcttttgatttctctgagcatgtttcaaatagatatattgttttccgttataaaaatgttatgataTCAAAATACTGATTATTgaactttactgaaatatattttaggattatagaaattttgaaaaatgttaaaaatagctccatatctaggggcaaattaaattgaaacaaagctggtgacctattatttttatttcatttttcaatacatcataacatgatcttttaatacaaaacatttcatcaaaatctattattgagaaaaaaattacgaaactgtagcgagcgtccttaaccGCTACAGCGTGAAATAGTATTCTGAAACTAAACGTGTATACACAGTAGGTTTCACTTCTGACGTATAACTTAGTGTATTGGTAAACATGTTTGTGCCCGAGAGTCTATCTTATGCTGGTTCGAGCCCGAAATATTGTCCAGAGTGGCATGTGTGAGACTTCCTCAGTCAGTCAGAGTTAAACCTTTGCCTTTACACAATAACTGTAAGCCTGATACAGATTCCCTTCGAATGTAAGTTATCAATAGTTTTCAAAACTGATACACTTTAATGCAAATATGATGCAATATAAACAAAGCAATACTTGTTGAGCTGATTGCCAGATCACGCTAGGTTAGAATGTACGTTAAGATATATTTATGGCCTTACAGTACTAACGAAATAGATGTCAGTTTTTGGAGTTTTCCTTAGATTCAGTATAGATCACCTAAACATATACTTCAAAGGAATCATGTACATAGTATTCgtgtttttatgttttgttaaaatctgCCCTTTATAAAACTCTATAGTCCATACATAACTAATAATAAAACCTAGGTCCTTGACAATATTTGgtcaattttcaaaacatattacgATATTTTGCCTAATGGCAAAACGTTAGGGGAAAAGCAGGAGTCCAACACGCAGTGACTTTCACACAGACCGCTTCTGTATGTATTTGTATAAAAGAactacctgtcaaccgattacttttttcagttCTCTTTGCTGAATTAGGCCTCtattgttttgatatttacaCGTAGATTTAGCAGGCGATATTGCATTATCGCATTGACCGACTTGTAATTGTAATGCCTATTTTGGAGCTCCAAAGCACACACTACAcattgaatatcattttgaagaaaaaaaaacgctttCCGTTTTGAGATAGATTGTAAACTACCAACTGCTATCAAGTTAACGCTTAGCCCAcacaatactttgaggtttcttttatcaaaatgtttgtgtataatgaattctctgcgatcgttttgcgcagtgGTTATCATTGTGAAATTTTTCTCTTTCTGAGCTTGTggaaattacataaattatacaaaataaaaaaaaacacatacacaaaaaCCGACACgataaaagtgtttaaaatgcAACACGGTGCAAAAACAATGTTAACTTAACACTGTATCAAGTGAATGCGAtaattaaacattactattacgggTTCACTATCtcaatataacctgaaatacagttgaaaacgggtgtttaaacaaaaatcgcttacatctaccGCCCCCCTTCCCCACTGAAAAGCAcgttttacaatattactttaaTGCTTCTAAAACGAACTTGTTTTAGTATGAAAACTACCCAAGCACTTGGTTTTTCGTTTCACCCTGTCCCTCGGTTTAGGAAAAtcccctgtcttacacaggcaatTATATAAggtctttatagtatatttcttgttaaatcatatgttcgataattgtttttttttcttacattcgACAAAGGTTTGAACAATGATTAACAATGAAGAAAATAGCAATGAATCCGTTGTTTTATGACTGCCTCCCTTTATGGGCCTAACTGTATAATTATGGAACTTTagttcttgcctacctagcggagAAAGGTAAGGTTATCCTGGTAGGAGATCAGTGCTAAATCATGTCAATGATATTGAGCTTTGCTGTCTTGGTCTCGCGCTCCACCGTAATTTCGTGCTTCACCATTGTGATATTGTGCTTCCCGCCTGACTAATACAGGAGAAGAGGCGATGGTCTTGCCAGATCGTATAAAAACCATGTACATGAGAAAGTATGCTATTCAAAAGTTATTCTTTGTCGCCATTGGTTCATCTGGAAGACTGGAGTACTACGATTAAACAGAATTTCAACTCATCatcattacatttatcattttcATCAGTTCTTCTTTCGTCATCCACAATCATTACGACTATTACTTTCTATTATCATTCGTTTTCATCGGTCCTTCATCACCATCATCACAATTTTGCCATGATCTGACATTTGCAGTAATCAATGTGACTTTTCGCCCGTGATTCTATCTGCTAGTAAATTTCTGTGTATTTCAATAAATGCTCATGGTGAGAAAATTCAGAACTTTCAATTATTTCAGAGGAACTACACGTTACATAGATATGATTCTGACCATTTACTTGTAGCACGCAACCCATGCAATACACGTATGTACGGCCGTATGTTTAAGCAGCACACACTTTTTAGATCAATTTATTACGAACTTAAATCATATTATCTAATGCGCTTATGTGATaacatattttacagtatgtaatattaaaatgactgtataaatgttgaaatgcATAGTTTCTAGTTTCTTGTAATACGAGACTCAACTCATAAAGTTTTTAAGGTAAATATTTGTTTCAGAGTACTTATTCCTCCTTCTCTCCTCTGCCTTTAATTGCGGTTTTACATCTGGCCGTGAGTGAAtatatagaatagaatagaagGGCACATGTCTCATATACAGTTATTACCTGCTTCGCTCGTTGACAAACACTATGAGCCTAAGATATCTCCCCTTTTTTAAATCAAGCATTATTCCTTCCATAtcctttaataaaattttgcatCATTTCGGAACTAGAGATCCACTTAGAGATAACTATGCTTTCCTAATGCATGACacatttctttgtaataataCATCTATTAGAATTGTTATAGTTGATGCCTTGTAAGGACAAAAAACTACGAAGTATCTACatcatacaatattttgttatactATCTAACAACAATGTAATGTATAACagacattcaaatattttaggATGCTTGCTGTCTAGTTCTGAACAACTTCTATAGAGACCATTGatacgaaatacaaaaacacGGTCTCTTGACAAAAATGGTCCCTAAAAGAATTTACCGAAGTTTATTTAGCAAGTGTTCGAACATCAGTGAATCATAAATGCATATTGGTATTCAAAGACAAAGAGCGAAAACCCAAACTCACTTCCAGTATTCAAACAGTCTCTCTACAAGTAATTTgataacaaacaattattttatcattGGGTGCATAATAACACCTGGCTCCAGCCcaattaatatcattattataatttacCAGTAGCTTACTTTATTGAAAGAATCATACGTCACAGTATGATTTTATagagataaaatttcattttctatagCCTTATAGTTATTGAAAAGTAGTCACTAAATAGGTCATGACTTTATGTTAACTTAAGAACACATGTTtcaatgtattttcatattttttaaatcagtttgtCCTTTTGAAAAATCTTGATCTTGCGACAACATATCATCACAAAACTTTCCATGCAGCTGGACGGTAATACGGAGataagaaataaactttatttagTCGATTACAATAATAATccttttttatttctcatttatgtTGGGTTTAGCACCGTTTTCAACTATGTTTCAGAAAATTAATGTACAGGTACATTGTATCAAACTGTATAGTATCATAATGTTGAATTTGCATAACAAAAtgatagcatatttaaaactggtCAGTGTCTTTTTAAACTAATACATTTAACATCTGTTTGCAAAGATAATTAtctttatgtaatttattttccaatttttagcTGCTTATACTTTAGTTAACAGCTGTATTGAGGCCTCAGTTATGCAGAGTATTAAATTGTTTGtggtaaaaatgtaattgtaaaagTGAATGGTCTGTTTGCTTTTTTATCATAACCActtcaagaaagtaggtcattctTTGTCTTTAACATATCTACATTATACCTAAAATGTTCTATTTAATTAGTACCATactctctttttctttttaactgTCAGATTATCAGATATCATCATTCGATCTTAAATACTGTTGAACTTATAACTTTATTCCCAGTCTTTTCATCTTCAAGTGCCATAATGACTTCTGTGCCACCAAGTACCATAGATAGATTAACTGCACGTCTAGGATTTTCGTCTAGTTCCTcaaattctattttcatttcCCCAAGTTTTGAACACCCTATGTCATCTATATATAATGGATCTTTCTCACTGGAAACGTATATTCGAAATAACATTGATCTTTGGTTACGGTAACCGGTGTAATAAGTTTCATTTATTTGCATTTCACCTATCTTTACTTTCGTACCCTTTTCAATAAGTATATGAAAGACATCTCTACATCTGACGCCAATATCAGTCTTTCTGCGTCTGTTTTCTGGATGCTTTCCCTCCAGAAATGGCACAGATATATCTGTACCATATGTATACCGAAGTATCCTCTCTGTAATTGATGCGGGGTTGTGGCCGAAGATCAATGCACCTCTCAGCACTGCCGATGATGTTCCATGTGGTATAACTACCTGCATTTCTGGGAAGGCTAATTTGATTGCACGTTGCAACAATGGTGACTCCGAGTACCCTCCAACCATAAGGATAGTTCTAACATCAGCCATTCTTTCATCTTTTAGCAGCCCTTTAGCATGATCAACAGTGTGATGTAATGACTCCTCAAATAATGTTTCGAAAACAGAATGTGAAATTTTCAACTTGTCTCTCTTTATTTCTATTGTTTCTGCGTATGTGGATGCTGCTATTGCATCCTTGATTGTCACGTGTGTCTTTTGTTGGCTAACAAATATTTCAGCGAGTGACGCAGGAAAATGCATAACTACTTTTCTCACTGAATCAATTCCTGTTTCtcgttttttgttttcaaactcTCGGATCATATAAATCCAGTCTTCTGTTTCCGACTCTTTGAAAGCTTGGAACACAGTTTTACCAACTAGATCACAGAGAAATTTTTCAAATGCCTTATCAACCATGATTCCTCCCCAGTCACCACCATTTGCAGCTCTGACTTCCTGTAGGGTATATTGACTTTGAACTTCATGAACTGTGATATCAATCGTTCCCCCTGTAAAAGTCAAATACAAGTCAGGATAAGTTTTGTATAATTTTCCGTATTTGATCCTCATTAGTATATGAATTGGGAACCAATAGGCAGAAAGAGAAATTGAAATTCTGAGGTAAGAATCTTAatcaagtaaaattaaaaagcaaatgTCTGACATTTGACCGAATATGTAATTATGTACGATGTTATATACATTGATTTACCTCCAGCATCGAGAACCATGTATTTTGATCCAGGTGGCAGTTCGGCTATCAACAAATTATCGCCACTAACCGTTGCATCTAGAGGTAGATGACGACAGTATAAAGAGGCAGCTTCCGGTTCAAGGGCTATTGTCAGTCTTTCTGTAACTATACCAGCCTGCATGAAAGagattaatatatttcaaaaacaattgaTATGTCTTTTACGAGTTGTAAGACTGAAACACAAAAGTACAGTATAAGTAAGGTCCTGTCATGTTTTGTTCAGTACTACCAAACCGTTTAACTGTgtgtcagtgtttttatatttctaaGGAGATGTATTTACATCTAAA
The Mercenaria mercenaria strain notata chromosome 10, MADL_Memer_1, whole genome shotgun sequence genome window above contains:
- the LOC123560470 gene encoding heat shock 70 kDa protein 12B-like; its protein translation is MESLFGALGKHLTKESTIVDEMGKELLAIDVFAMSIKFMVDDMMVVVYQRLTGIITDTDIHWVLTVLAIWSDPAKQFMRQAAIKAGIVTERLTIALEPEAASLYCRHLPLDATVSGDNLLIAELPPGSKYMVLDAGGGTIDITVHEVQSQYTLQEVRAANGGDWGGIMVDKAFEKFLCDLVGKTVFQAFKESETEDWIYMIREFENKKRETGIDSVRKVVMHFPASLAEIFVSQQKTHVTIKDAIAASTYAETIEIKRDKLKISHSVFETLFEESLHHTVDHAKGLLKDERMADVRTILMVGGYSESPLLQRAIKLAFPEMQVVIPHGTSSAVLRGALIFGHNPASITERILRYTYGTDISVPFLEGKHPENRRRKTDIGVRCRDVFHILIEKGTKVKIGEMQINETYYTGYRNQRSMLFRIYVSSEKDPLYIDDIGCSKLGEMKIEFEELDENPRRAVNLSMVLGGTEVIMALEDEKTGNKVISSTVFKIE